One window of Triticum dicoccoides isolate Atlit2015 ecotype Zavitan chromosome 5A, WEW_v2.0, whole genome shotgun sequence genomic DNA carries:
- the LOC119299671 gene encoding formin-like protein 12 isoform X4 produces MALFRRLFYRKPPDRLLEIADRVYVFDCCFSTETMDQFKYKNYLDSIVLQLREQFADSSLMVLNFRDEGKSLVSGLFSLYRITVKDYPCQYLGCPLLPLDIVIHFLRLSERWLMFEGKQNILLMHCEKGGWPVLAFMLAALLLYRKQYNGEQRTLDMVYKQAPKELLQMLTTLNPQPSHVRYLQYICRMDYELGLPTQPIPFTLDCVILRGVPNFDGVGGCRPIVRVYGQDILTLDRGRNALATPFKAKKHVRRYRQADNMPVKLNVGSCVQGDVVLECLHVDDGLENERLMFRVMFNTFFIQSHILQLDFEHIDVSWDADHRFIKNFKAEVLFSEFDAESDASSEIASGDDDDDDDDDCGDEIEVGSADEFFEAEEIFSSLDLHDGHKDADFRSIASSDRTSSVEARKISPFSSLELSSDDIDGSPENKIDDMNMSFGILNDENACTSVDTNIMHEDITRVVSSLESTTDGGRDSINSSSATYIDKDDGCTVENSDSRQDRIVDPKQDLSHTDNVLVKEVIILETNSPKDIQMIKEVIISEVTAPKQVLEGEIELGNAVHNSESIILTEADSTEGLNIDIALKQDEGDSPREECVTSVNGTKQENNSNTDQPSISDTNVLVIEPADQNNRMEPPLVGRPHLQSTSATMILNSGEQKIKQSDASNNNGAAEQTEGTEASVSNSTGQPSNISSVNMLSEGFSLEANGTRTHASASTVTADSSRLALKKKTFLPLSTQRIFAPYSPRRNVLRSASTDLSFLSPLQTESNQNSVPSTSGRDAVTTPSVSPPPPSSTSLRSSLVNPPLRPIKTVSSLPSSSSLEAYIEMSTSYSPLSHVNPHPPLISLSPPRQPYPAKTHEKDLHAGSLSFPALPASNRYASHPPAPPPPPPSRTLCTKIISSTSISHHAQRREKGSCSSSPRRQTILNLGFSSLTLPSKSSIVMTDFILGASDFIDMEVTNRRNIPTDMYVPTTSEDTKYFFHMPHSLSPKTSQHSTPQPPPLLPLLPQLPLPITDSESVPLISSKSSSDCSYKEAATPPGKQPLSPPPLGANDPSSSKFKEEVPHEQPLDPPLEACKEFSWHELIIETPPSTVHIKEHGAIPTPPHPPSWHRGISPAHILTRQPRHPPSTPPAAPPLPPHLSLLPSLEPLPSPSVTPSTESLSSPHLPQTPALHINDISSLSAPPPSPPPPPPPPREHEVICPLPPISPKRHDVPSPPPPPPFGQHQALLPPSISQDHVIAPPPPLTRDARIPLPPPPPPRESAGNFPPHPIEGSPSPTLLECQVRAPIPPSPPFCEGKERIPPPISLEGNKTTPQPSLIRGREGTPLQDGFQGGAPPPTAPLGVHGGAPSPPPPPPVACRVAPPPPPPLPGGCEGPPPPPLLPPGAHSGAPPPPPLPGGYEVAPPPPPLPPGAYGGAAPPPPPPPGGYGGAPPPPPPGGIGGVPPPPPPIGGIGGTPTPPPPAGFRGGAPSPPPPPGGYGGTPPPPPPRGHGGVGGPPPPPGAPAPPMPPGIPGGPPPPPGVPGGPPPPPGGRGGPPPPGVRGLRSLGATSLTVARKSSLKPLHWVKVTRAMQGSVWAEIQKQDADSDSEFDVSELASLFTIAPKAKGGAKTEGAGKSIGSKTDKIHLMDIRRANNTEIMLTKIKMPLSEMMSAALALDDSVLDADQVENLIKFCPTKEEMELLKNFTGDKETLGKCEQFFLELMKVPRIESKFRIFAFKIQFQTQIRDVRKNLLTVASACEERL; encoded by the exons ATGGCGCTGTTCCGGAGGCTGTTCTACCGGAAGCCGCCGGATCGGCTCCTCGAGATCGCAGACCGCGTCTACG TATTCGATTGTTGCTTCTCGACAGAAACCATGGATCAATTCAAATACAAGAATTACCTGGACAGCATTGTGTTGCAGCTCCGTGAGCAGTTTGCAGATTCTTCATTGATGGTATTAAACTTCAGAGATGAAGGAAAAAGTCTGGTTTCAGGCTTGTTCTCCCTGTACAGAATTACAGTCAAAGATTACCCCTGCCAATACTTAGGATGCCCATTGCTTCCTTTGGACATCGTCATCCACTTCCTCAGGCTGAGCGAGAGGTGGCTTATGTTTGAAGGGAAGCAAAATATTCTGCTAATGCACTGTGAGAAAGGCGGATGGCCAGTGTTGGCATTTATGCTTGCAGCTCTTCTTCTGTACCGGAAACAATACAATGGGGAACAAAGAACTCTGGACATGGTGTACAAGCAAGCACCGAAGGAGCTTCTTCAGATGTTAACAACATTAAATCCACAGCCTTCTCATGTTCGATATCTACAGTACATATGCAGAATGGACTACGAGTTAGGGTTGCCCACACAACCTATTCCTTTCACCCTGGATTGTGTAATTCTTAGAGGAGTACCAAATTTCGATGGGGTAGGTGGTTGTAGGCCAATAGTTCGAGTATATGGGCAGGATATTCTAACGCTTGATAGAGGTCGCAATGCTCTTGCAACACCATTCAAAGCCAAGAAACATGTTAGGCGTTACAGACAG GCAGACAACATGCCGGTGAAGTTAAATGTGGGATCATGCGTCCAAGGTGATGTGGTCCTTGAATGCTTGCATGTGGATGATGGCCTAGAAAATGAAAGGCTAATGTTTAGGGTGATGTTCAATACTTTCTTTATCCAGTCTCACATTTTACAGTTGGACTTTGAGCACATTGATGTCTCTTGGGATGCTGATCACCGGTTCATAAAGAACTTCAAAGCAGAG GTACTCTTTTCAGAGTTTGATGCTGAATCTGATGCGTCTTCCGAAATTGcatccggtgatgatgatgatgatgacgacgacgactgtGGTGATGAGATAGAAGTTGGCTCTGCTGATGAGTTCTTTGAAGCAGAAGAAATCTTCAGTAGTCTTGACTTACATGATGGACACAAGGATGCTGATTTTCGTTCCATAGCTTCTTCAGATCGTACTTCAAGCGTTGAAGCTAGGAAAATCTCACCATTTTCCAGTCTTGAGCTGAGCAGTGATGATATTGATGGATCACCAGAAAATAAAATCGATGACATGAATATGTCATTTGGAATACTAAATGATGAAAATGCATGCACATCTGTTGACACCAATATTATGCATGAAGATATAACGAGAGTAGTGTCAAGTTTGGAAAGTACAACAGATGGAGGCAGAGACAGCATCAATTCGAGTTCTGCTACCTACATAGATAAAGATGATGGCTGCACAGTTGAAAACAGCGATTCAAGGCAGGACAGGATAGTGGATCCCAAGCAAGACTTGAGTCATACTGATAACGTGCTGGTCAAAGAGGTGATTATATTGGAAACCAATAGTCCAAAGGACATTCAGATGATCAAAGAAGTAATCATATCTGAAGTCACCGCTCCAAAACAAGTGCTGGAGGGCGAGATTGAATTAGGCAATGCAGTCCACAATTCAGAAAGCATCATATTGACGGAGGCTGATAGTACTGAAGGACTTAACATTGACATTGCTCTCAAACAGGATGAGGGAGATAGTCCAAGAGAAGAATGCGTTACTTCTGTCAATGGCACCAAACAAGAAAACAACAGTAATACGGATCAACCTAGCATCAGTGACACAAACGTACTAGTGATTGAGCCCGCAGATCAGAATAACAGGATGGAGCCTCCACTAGTAGGGAGGCCACACCTGCAGAGCACAAGTGCTACCATGATTTTAAATTCTGGCGAGCAAAAgattaagcagtctgatgcttcCAATAACAATGGAGCTGCAGAACAAACAGAGGGAACGGAAGCTTCTGTATCCAACTCGACAGGCCAACCTTCGAATATTTCTTCTGTGAATATGCTATCTGAAGGTTTTAGCCTGGAAGCAAATGGCACTCGAACTCATGCCAGTGCAAGTACAGTTACAGCTGACTCGTCTCGACTGGCGCTAAAGAAAAAAACTTTTCTTCCTTTGTCAACACAACGTATTTTTGCTCCATACTCTCCCAGGCGTAATGTGCTCCGTTCAGCATCGACAGATTTGTCCTTTCTATCTCCATTGCAAACAGAATCTAATCAGAACTCTGTTCCTTCTACAAGCGGGAGGGATGCTGTTACTACACCTTCAGTGTCTCCACCGCCCCCATCCTCTACATCTCTGAGATCATCCCTAGTAAATCCCCCTCTACGACCAATCAAAACTGTTTCATCTTTACCTTCATCTTCATCATTGGAAGCATATATAGAGATGTCAACTTCCTATTCTCCATTATCACATGTTAACCCTCATCCTCCCTTGATATCATTATCACCACCTCGACAACCTTACCCAGCAAAGACACATGAAAAAGATTTACATGCAGGTAGTCTATCTTTTCCTGCTTTGCCTGCTTCCAACAGGTATGCATCTCACCCTCCAGCGCCACCCCCACCTCCTCCTTCACGTACTCTTTGTACTAAAATTATTTCAAGCACCTCAATATCTCATCATGCACAAAGAAGAGAAAAAGGGTCTTGCTCCTCTAGTCCTCGTAGACAAACTATTCTCAACCTAGGTTTTTCCTCTCTAACTTTACCATCCAAAAGTAGTATAGTGATGACAGACTTTATCTTAGGAGCCTCTGATTTTATAGACATGGAAGTAACAAACAGAAGAAATATACCAACTGACATGTATGTTCCAACTACCAGTGAAGATACAAAGTATTTCTTTCACATGCCTCATTCTTTATCTCCCAAAACTTCTCAACATAGTACACCACAGCCTCCACCTCTGCTTCCTCTACTGCCACAACTACCATTGCCAATTACAGATAGTGAATCAGTACCACTTATAAGCTCAAAGTCTTCTTCAGATTGTTCATATAAAGAAGCAGCAACACCACCAGGAAAACAACCCCTCTCTCCACCTCCACTTGGAGCAAATGATCCTTCAAGTTCAAAATTTAAAGAGGAAGTACCTCATGAACAGCCTTTAGATCCTCCTTTGGAAGCATGCAAGGAATTCTCGTGGCATGAACTGATCATTGAAACCCCACCCTCCACAGTTCATATAAAAGAACATGGAGCCATTCCAACCCCACCACATCCACCCAGCTGGCATAGGGGAATTTCACCTGCTCATATACTTACACGTCAACCCCGTCACCCACCTTCAACACCACCTGCAGCCCCGCCTTTGCCACCACACTTGTCTTTACTCCCATCTCTAGAACCTTTGCCCTCACCTTCAGTTACACCCTCAACAGAATCCTTGTCATCTCCCCATTTACCTCAAACACCAGCCCTTCATATAAATGATATATCATCCCTGTCTgccccaccaccatctccaccgcctcctccacctccgccTAGAGAGCATGAAGTAATTTGCCCTTTGCCTCCAATTTCACCTAAAAGGCATGATGTACCCtcacctccaccaccacctccttttGGACAACATCAAGCACTTTTGCCTCCTTCCATTTCCCAGGATCATGTAATAGCTCCACCTCCACCTCTAACAAGGGATGCTAGaattccgctgccaccaccacctccacctagaGAGAGCGCTGGGAATTTCCCTCCTCATCCTATTGAAGGAAGCCCATCTCCAACTCTACTAGAATGTCAAGTTAGAGCTCCAATTCCGCCATCACCTCCTTTTTGTGAAGGAAAGGAAAGAATTCCACCTCCAATTTCTCTTGAAGGAAATAAAACAACTCCACAGCCTTCTCTTATTAGAGGACGAGAAGGAACTCCACTGCAAGATGGATTTCAAGGTGGAGCTCCACCTCCAACAGCACCTCTTGGAGTGCATGGAGGggctccatcgccgccgccaccacctcctgtaGCATGTCGAgtggctccaccgccgccgccgccacttccCGGAGGATGCGAAgggccgcctccacctcctctgcTACCTCCTGGTGCACATAGtggagctccaccgccgccaccacttCCCGGGGGATACGAAGtggcacctccacctcctccgctaCCTCCTGGAGCCTATGGTGGggctgcaccgccgccgccgccacctcccggaGGATATGGAGgggcacctccacctcctccacctgGAGGAATCGGAGGAGTTCCACCTCCACCACCGCCTATTGGAGGGATAGGAGGTACTCCAACTCCTCCACCTCCCGCAGGATTTCGAGGTGGAgctccgtctcctcctcctcctcccggagGATATGGCGggactcctccaccacctcctcctagaGGGCATGGAGGAGTAGGTGGCCCCCCTCCCCCACCAGGTGCACCTGCTCCTCCAATGCCCCCCGGaatacctggtggcccccctccacctcCTGGagtacctggtggcccccctccacctcCTGGTGGACGAGGTGGCCCCCCTCCACCTGGTGTAAGAGGTCTTCGTTCCTTGGGCGCAACCTCACTTACTGTAGCACGGAAGTCATCTCTAAAACCACTGCACTGGGTCAAAGTAACAAGAGCAATGCAAGGAAGTGTATGGGCAGAAATTCAAAAGCAAGATGCTGATAG CGATTCTGAGTTCGATGTGAGTGAACTGGCATCTCTTTTCACTATTGCTCCAAAGGCAAAAGGTGGCGCAAAAACAGAAGGGGCTGGAAAATCTATTGGTTCCAAAACTGATAAGATTCACCTG ATGGATATAAGACGGGCAAATAACACAGAGATCATGTTGACGAAAATCAAAATGCCACTCTCCGAAATGATG
- the LOC119299671 gene encoding formin-like protein 12 isoform X7: MALFRRLFYRKPPDRLLEIADRVYVFDCCFSTETMDQFKYKNYLDSIVLQLREQFADSSLMVLNFRDEGKSLVSGLFSLYRITVKDYPCQYLGCPLLPLDIVIHFLRLSERWLMFEGKQNILLMHCEKGGWPVLAFMLAALLLYRKQYNGEQRTLDMVYKQAPKELLQMLTTLNPQPSHVRYLQYICRMDYELGLPTQPIPFTLDCVILRGVPNFDGVGGCRPIVRVYGQDILTLDRGRNALATPFKAKKHVRRYRQADNMPVKLNVGSCVQGDVVLECLHVDDGLENERLMFRVMFNTFFIQSHILQLDFEHIDVSWDADHRFIKNFKAEVLFSEFDAESDASSEIASGDDDDDDDDDCGDEIEVGSADEFFEAEEIFSSLDLHDGHKDADFRSIASSDRTSSVEARKISPFSSLELSSDDIDGSPENKIDDMNMSFGILNDENACTSVDTNIMHEDITRVVSSLESTTDGGRDSINSSSATYIDKDDGCTVENSDSRQDRIVDPKQDLSHTDNVLVKEVIILETNSPKDIQMIKEVIISEVTAPKQVLEGEIELGNAVHNSESIILTEADSTEGLNIDIALKQDEGDSPREECVTSVNGTKQENNSNTDQPSISDTNVLVIEPADQNNRMEPPLVGRPHLQSTSATMILNSGEQKIKQSDASNNNGAAEQTEGTEASVSNSTGQPSNISSVNMLSEGFSLEANGTRTHASASTVTADSSRLALKKKTFLPLSTQRIFAPYSPRRNVLRSASTDLSFLSPLQTESNQNSVPSTSGRDAVTTPSVSPPPPSSTSLRSSLVNPPLRPIKTVSSLPSSSSLEAYIEMSTSYSPLSHVNPHPPLISLSPPRQPYPAKTHEKDLHAGSLSFPALPASNRYASHPPAPPPPPPSRTLCTKIISSTSISHHAQRREKGSCSSSPRRQTILNLGFSSLTLPSKSSIVMTDFILGASDFIDMEVTNRRNIPTDMYVPTTSEDTKYFFHMPHSLSPKTSQHSTPQPPPLLPLLPQLPLPITDSESVPLISSKSSSDCSYKEAATPPGKQPLSPPPLGANDPSSSKFKEEVPHEQPLDPPLEACKEFSWHELIIETPPSTVHIKEHGAIPTPPHPPSWHRGISPAHILTRQPRHPPSTPPAAPPLPPHLSLLPSLEPLPSPSVTPSTESLSSPHLPQTPALHINDISSLSAPPPSPPPPPPPPREHEVICPLPPISPKRHDVPSPPPPPPFGQHQALLPPSISQDHVIAPPPPLTRDARIPLPPPPPPRESAGNFPPHPIEGSPSPTLLECQVRAPIPPSPPFCEGKERIPPPISLEGNKTTPQPSLIRGREGTPLQDGFQGGAPPPTAPLGVHGGAPSPPPPPPVACRVAPPPPPPLPGGCEGPPPPPLLPPGAHSGAPPPPPLPGGYEVAPPPPPLPPGAYGGAAPPPPPPPGGYGGAPPPPPPGGIGGVPPPPPPIGGIGGTPTPPPPAGFRGGAPSPPPPPGGYGGTPPPPPPRGHGGVGGPPPPPGAPAPPMPPGIPGGPPPPPGVPGGPPPPPGGRGGPPPPGVRGLRSLGATSLTVARKSSLKPLHWVKVTRAMQGSVWAEIQKQDADSDSEFDVSELASLFTIAPKAKGGAKTEGAGKSIGSKTDKIHLMDIRRANNTEIMLTKIKMPLSEMMMACDP, encoded by the exons ATGGCGCTGTTCCGGAGGCTGTTCTACCGGAAGCCGCCGGATCGGCTCCTCGAGATCGCAGACCGCGTCTACG TATTCGATTGTTGCTTCTCGACAGAAACCATGGATCAATTCAAATACAAGAATTACCTGGACAGCATTGTGTTGCAGCTCCGTGAGCAGTTTGCAGATTCTTCATTGATGGTATTAAACTTCAGAGATGAAGGAAAAAGTCTGGTTTCAGGCTTGTTCTCCCTGTACAGAATTACAGTCAAAGATTACCCCTGCCAATACTTAGGATGCCCATTGCTTCCTTTGGACATCGTCATCCACTTCCTCAGGCTGAGCGAGAGGTGGCTTATGTTTGAAGGGAAGCAAAATATTCTGCTAATGCACTGTGAGAAAGGCGGATGGCCAGTGTTGGCATTTATGCTTGCAGCTCTTCTTCTGTACCGGAAACAATACAATGGGGAACAAAGAACTCTGGACATGGTGTACAAGCAAGCACCGAAGGAGCTTCTTCAGATGTTAACAACATTAAATCCACAGCCTTCTCATGTTCGATATCTACAGTACATATGCAGAATGGACTACGAGTTAGGGTTGCCCACACAACCTATTCCTTTCACCCTGGATTGTGTAATTCTTAGAGGAGTACCAAATTTCGATGGGGTAGGTGGTTGTAGGCCAATAGTTCGAGTATATGGGCAGGATATTCTAACGCTTGATAGAGGTCGCAATGCTCTTGCAACACCATTCAAAGCCAAGAAACATGTTAGGCGTTACAGACAG GCAGACAACATGCCGGTGAAGTTAAATGTGGGATCATGCGTCCAAGGTGATGTGGTCCTTGAATGCTTGCATGTGGATGATGGCCTAGAAAATGAAAGGCTAATGTTTAGGGTGATGTTCAATACTTTCTTTATCCAGTCTCACATTTTACAGTTGGACTTTGAGCACATTGATGTCTCTTGGGATGCTGATCACCGGTTCATAAAGAACTTCAAAGCAGAG GTACTCTTTTCAGAGTTTGATGCTGAATCTGATGCGTCTTCCGAAATTGcatccggtgatgatgatgatgatgacgacgacgactgtGGTGATGAGATAGAAGTTGGCTCTGCTGATGAGTTCTTTGAAGCAGAAGAAATCTTCAGTAGTCTTGACTTACATGATGGACACAAGGATGCTGATTTTCGTTCCATAGCTTCTTCAGATCGTACTTCAAGCGTTGAAGCTAGGAAAATCTCACCATTTTCCAGTCTTGAGCTGAGCAGTGATGATATTGATGGATCACCAGAAAATAAAATCGATGACATGAATATGTCATTTGGAATACTAAATGATGAAAATGCATGCACATCTGTTGACACCAATATTATGCATGAAGATATAACGAGAGTAGTGTCAAGTTTGGAAAGTACAACAGATGGAGGCAGAGACAGCATCAATTCGAGTTCTGCTACCTACATAGATAAAGATGATGGCTGCACAGTTGAAAACAGCGATTCAAGGCAGGACAGGATAGTGGATCCCAAGCAAGACTTGAGTCATACTGATAACGTGCTGGTCAAAGAGGTGATTATATTGGAAACCAATAGTCCAAAGGACATTCAGATGATCAAAGAAGTAATCATATCTGAAGTCACCGCTCCAAAACAAGTGCTGGAGGGCGAGATTGAATTAGGCAATGCAGTCCACAATTCAGAAAGCATCATATTGACGGAGGCTGATAGTACTGAAGGACTTAACATTGACATTGCTCTCAAACAGGATGAGGGAGATAGTCCAAGAGAAGAATGCGTTACTTCTGTCAATGGCACCAAACAAGAAAACAACAGTAATACGGATCAACCTAGCATCAGTGACACAAACGTACTAGTGATTGAGCCCGCAGATCAGAATAACAGGATGGAGCCTCCACTAGTAGGGAGGCCACACCTGCAGAGCACAAGTGCTACCATGATTTTAAATTCTGGCGAGCAAAAgattaagcagtctgatgcttcCAATAACAATGGAGCTGCAGAACAAACAGAGGGAACGGAAGCTTCTGTATCCAACTCGACAGGCCAACCTTCGAATATTTCTTCTGTGAATATGCTATCTGAAGGTTTTAGCCTGGAAGCAAATGGCACTCGAACTCATGCCAGTGCAAGTACAGTTACAGCTGACTCGTCTCGACTGGCGCTAAAGAAAAAAACTTTTCTTCCTTTGTCAACACAACGTATTTTTGCTCCATACTCTCCCAGGCGTAATGTGCTCCGTTCAGCATCGACAGATTTGTCCTTTCTATCTCCATTGCAAACAGAATCTAATCAGAACTCTGTTCCTTCTACAAGCGGGAGGGATGCTGTTACTACACCTTCAGTGTCTCCACCGCCCCCATCCTCTACATCTCTGAGATCATCCCTAGTAAATCCCCCTCTACGACCAATCAAAACTGTTTCATCTTTACCTTCATCTTCATCATTGGAAGCATATATAGAGATGTCAACTTCCTATTCTCCATTATCACATGTTAACCCTCATCCTCCCTTGATATCATTATCACCACCTCGACAACCTTACCCAGCAAAGACACATGAAAAAGATTTACATGCAGGTAGTCTATCTTTTCCTGCTTTGCCTGCTTCCAACAGGTATGCATCTCACCCTCCAGCGCCACCCCCACCTCCTCCTTCACGTACTCTTTGTACTAAAATTATTTCAAGCACCTCAATATCTCATCATGCACAAAGAAGAGAAAAAGGGTCTTGCTCCTCTAGTCCTCGTAGACAAACTATTCTCAACCTAGGTTTTTCCTCTCTAACTTTACCATCCAAAAGTAGTATAGTGATGACAGACTTTATCTTAGGAGCCTCTGATTTTATAGACATGGAAGTAACAAACAGAAGAAATATACCAACTGACATGTATGTTCCAACTACCAGTGAAGATACAAAGTATTTCTTTCACATGCCTCATTCTTTATCTCCCAAAACTTCTCAACATAGTACACCACAGCCTCCACCTCTGCTTCCTCTACTGCCACAACTACCATTGCCAATTACAGATAGTGAATCAGTACCACTTATAAGCTCAAAGTCTTCTTCAGATTGTTCATATAAAGAAGCAGCAACACCACCAGGAAAACAACCCCTCTCTCCACCTCCACTTGGAGCAAATGATCCTTCAAGTTCAAAATTTAAAGAGGAAGTACCTCATGAACAGCCTTTAGATCCTCCTTTGGAAGCATGCAAGGAATTCTCGTGGCATGAACTGATCATTGAAACCCCACCCTCCACAGTTCATATAAAAGAACATGGAGCCATTCCAACCCCACCACATCCACCCAGCTGGCATAGGGGAATTTCACCTGCTCATATACTTACACGTCAACCCCGTCACCCACCTTCAACACCACCTGCAGCCCCGCCTTTGCCACCACACTTGTCTTTACTCCCATCTCTAGAACCTTTGCCCTCACCTTCAGTTACACCCTCAACAGAATCCTTGTCATCTCCCCATTTACCTCAAACACCAGCCCTTCATATAAATGATATATCATCCCTGTCTgccccaccaccatctccaccgcctcctccacctccgccTAGAGAGCATGAAGTAATTTGCCCTTTGCCTCCAATTTCACCTAAAAGGCATGATGTACCCtcacctccaccaccacctccttttGGACAACATCAAGCACTTTTGCCTCCTTCCATTTCCCAGGATCATGTAATAGCTCCACCTCCACCTCTAACAAGGGATGCTAGaattccgctgccaccaccacctccacctagaGAGAGCGCTGGGAATTTCCCTCCTCATCCTATTGAAGGAAGCCCATCTCCAACTCTACTAGAATGTCAAGTTAGAGCTCCAATTCCGCCATCACCTCCTTTTTGTGAAGGAAAGGAAAGAATTCCACCTCCAATTTCTCTTGAAGGAAATAAAACAACTCCACAGCCTTCTCTTATTAGAGGACGAGAAGGAACTCCACTGCAAGATGGATTTCAAGGTGGAGCTCCACCTCCAACAGCACCTCTTGGAGTGCATGGAGGggctccatcgccgccgccaccacctcctgtaGCATGTCGAgtggctccaccgccgccgccgccacttccCGGAGGATGCGAAgggccgcctccacctcctctgcTACCTCCTGGTGCACATAGtggagctccaccgccgccaccacttCCCGGGGGATACGAAGtggcacctccacctcctccgctaCCTCCTGGAGCCTATGGTGGggctgcaccgccgccgccgccacctcccggaGGATATGGAGgggcacctccacctcctccacctgGAGGAATCGGAGGAGTTCCACCTCCACCACCGCCTATTGGAGGGATAGGAGGTACTCCAACTCCTCCACCTCCCGCAGGATTTCGAGGTGGAgctccgtctcctcctcctcctcccggagGATATGGCGggactcctccaccacctcctcctagaGGGCATGGAGGAGTAGGTGGCCCCCCTCCCCCACCAGGTGCACCTGCTCCTCCAATGCCCCCCGGaatacctggtggcccccctccacctcCTGGagtacctggtggcccccctccacctcCTGGTGGACGAGGTGGCCCCCCTCCACCTGGTGTAAGAGGTCTTCGTTCCTTGGGCGCAACCTCACTTACTGTAGCACGGAAGTCATCTCTAAAACCACTGCACTGGGTCAAAGTAACAAGAGCAATGCAAGGAAGTGTATGGGCAGAAATTCAAAAGCAAGATGCTGATAG CGATTCTGAGTTCGATGTGAGTGAACTGGCATCTCTTTTCACTATTGCTCCAAAGGCAAAAGGTGGCGCAAAAACAGAAGGGGCTGGAAAATCTATTGGTTCCAAAACTGATAAGATTCACCTG ATGGATATAAGACGGGCAAATAACACAGAGATCATGTTGACGAAAATCAAAATGCCACTCTCCGAAATGATG